A window of Rosa rugosa chromosome 7, drRosRugo1.1, whole genome shotgun sequence genomic DNA:
TTTtgcattcaaaaaataaaagaactcAAATGCATATTAATTATTAGTAAACAAAGCTTGTACATCAAAGTTGTTTTTCTTGCCGACTttaaccaaaacagaaaaattcaAACAAATAAATTAGATCATACACTTATTCTGTTTCAGGAGTCCTACTGCAGTATAAATATCAGGACATTATGATTATCTTGATGCCTCAAGAAACATTAATAGGTATGCTAGTGTTGAATCAGATAGTGGCAAATTAAACAGCCATATCAAACTCAAATCATCAAAGTCCTCCAATTAAGAAGATATACAAGCTTTACTTATAATTCTTTTTTACAGACAATGATAGTTTGCAAAAGACGGTGGAATAAACAACTATAAGAGATATCTTCCTCAATAAAGATACTTTGAAAGAACACAAAATTGCAGTAAGATAGATACTGATATCCTAGTAAAGTATCACTCTCCACGAATGACAAATCTTCTCAAAGACTCTAACCATGCTATGGTTTCTGTATTGTAGAAGTTGGAGAACTTCTGTTTTATTCATCTCTTAGAGAGGAGTTTAAATAGGTATAAGTAAACAATTATGTAAGGAATTAAACCTGGAGCTAAACATAGGGAATTACATAATAGTAATAGCGCTGTACATTAAATCTACACTGGGTTGACTATTGTGAAATTATGATTGCTGTACATCAAATCTAGACTAGGTTGAATATTGTAAAATTATGATTGAAAACGGTAATTGAGGTAGTTTAACAGATGACTATTTCCCTGTTGATTATACCAAGCCTAATAAAATGAATCAAAGTAATACACTACCAAGTATACACACAAAAACTCACTTGTTCATTTTTTTCCTCCAAAACTAGACTCTAAAAGAATTTATATTGTTTCCTGCCTCCAAAACTGTGCATGACAAATCATCTATGCCCTCCATAGTAAGCAAGATGCACTCTTTCTCAAAAAGAAAAGTTTTTGTGCTTCTTTAGTGTCACTTGTGAAACAATGATTTGTTTCTCTAAAAGGTCTATTAGACATCAATCTTCTTCTAGCACTTTCCGGCAAGGATTGGTATAATAAACGTAGCCACATTGCCCAAGAATTGCGGAATCCGTGGCAGCTTATGCATCAAAGAAAATCCAACATCAACTCTGGTCTTAATATAATGTTGAATGTCAAATATCAAAAGAAATGTTTTCCTCCGATGCATAGATGGTCGAAATAAGCCATTCATAATAGTGAATTAAGTGGTCCTATAACTGACCACCCTACCCTCAAAACCATTGTAACCTAGTGAGCTAATGAGTGAGGAGCAAGCAAGCtagacaaaaaaacaaaagaatccaATTTGGTAGTATCGATAAAAAGAACAAATCAGTCCATCCTTTAGTCACAGTTATTTAATATGCGCCTAAACAGAGGTAGGTAAAGCAGACGTCATGTGAAGACCTAATTGAATATGAAAGAGTAAAGCATACGTCAAGAAGAATCAATCTAAGTAAGGAATGAATTGAAGGAAACCGACCTGCGATACTGGACGGGCATATTACCAGCTTTCCAGATGGCGATCTTCTCAAAGGCCTCAATCGGGAGGACCAAGTGCTTATTCGGAGGGTTACAGTGGCCCCCACCCTCGGCGGTGAAGCCATAGTTGGGAGCGCAGAAGTTCGTGGCCGTCAAAATGATGGAGGTTCCGGGAATGCACCACCGCATGTCCTCGACGCAGCGGACCTCGAAGCACGCGCCGCAGATCTGGCCACGCTCGAACAGCGACTCGCTCAGCCCCACCGTCGCCATTCCGAAACCGGCCTTCGTCAGGTCGCCGTAGCCGCACGCGCCGCCAACCGCGTCGCGAGGGTCGGAGGCGGCGTAGTAGGTGGCGCGAGCGGACTGCCATTCGTAGATTGAGGGGGAGTCGGTGAAGGTTatcgcagaagaagaagaagaagaaggcgagTGGGAGAGGAGGGGTGGTGTGaataggaggaggaggaggagcaacGGCGTTAGCGTCGGTGGTGGCGACATTTCTTGATTGTGAAGAGGCGAACCAGTGAGTGTGGGAGTGAGAGTGTGAAAGAAAGAGACGGTTTGaagaggaaagtttccatttttgaaaTTTATTAATTAGAATACCCTTTACCGCTTTACTTTTTACTCGTGTGGCGCACAAACTACTCGACCTTTTTTCTTTATccccctttctttctttttcttcaaaactcgtggtagtgtttttttttttttttttgtccatttacagaAGAACTTAAATGCCTGTCCATTTACCGAAGGtaatatagagaaaaaaaaaatcatagggctaaatacattactgaattattatttttttattaaacaaaaatacATTATAATGGGAGGTCCCTTTGAACACACTACAACGCAAGAGTAATCTCTGATCATTAGTGTTTGATTTGTCATCCTTATAAAGTAAAGTTCACTTTAGAAGAGATATTATATACCACATGTTAATCTAGCAAGGCCTCAACAACAAATTATTTTAGCTTCTAAGATAAGAAGGGAAGGCAGAGTAGGTCATTATATGGTTCTAGTTGGAAAAACAATTATTCTTTATATTGGACATCGGCAGTCATCAAATCTATTGTGTTAGATAATTGAAATATCGTGTTAGAGAATAAGTGCTACCTTGAATTTCAATCTCATGAATGGATAGTGGAAGGCAACAAATGTtacaaaatcaagaaaaatcgtATTCCCTCGTCCAGGTGTAACCTTTTAATAAAATGTTATATGTCATTTTGTACAGCTAGCTTCTAGCATCCTAGTCAAGAAAATACAATAATATAATAATATGTACACTAGTTAGCATCctctattgtttttttttttttgaacgcgtGGGGTGTCAGTTCATTAATAGTAAGGTAGGAAACATTACAAATATGACTCACTCGGACTCCGGGCAACGACAGAAGAGAGCCATGAATGAGTAATCTAAAGACCCTAGACTACACAAACATAATGTAACCATGAGATGAAGCTCAAATGCTGCAGAAAAATCCGACACTACTAGGATGACCTCCGACAAACAATCAAGAAGTCATCCCAATTTATTCATGTTCCCAAGAAACACCTTACTCTAGGGCACTCTTGAGAGTGCTTTCCTTCTGCTCAGGAGCGTTGCTAGAGGACGGTATCTCCTCCACATTTCGTTTTGGAGCTGCTGCAGGGACCGCTTCCATCTGACTTTCTCCAAATGAAGGAGAGAGTTCAATTGCCTTGAAGTTCCTCTTCCGCCGAGGTTTGGATTCCTCAGTTATCAGTTTCCTGGGCTTCAAACTAGCAGGTTTAGGGTTGTTCTTCCAACCCGGAGGGCGCCCAACCTTTGCCTTCTTAGCAGGGGACACCAGAATGATGTCATTGGTACTCTTCAGAGCTAGTTCCGATTCAAAATCTAAAACAACCGAAGCAGTTGAAGGGGGCACAACCTCTGCTCTCTTGCGCTTTGAATATTTTACCAAAGCCACCGCTGCAGATATCTTCTTCCCTGTAATGGGATGATCGGCCctatctgtttggctccaattttgttgcagctggtcaacagtctcttttcttgcgcgggcgcgcgtgccagcaccgttcgggtgcggtcgtcgggggtgtcccttgacctgacttctatcaagcgattgtagatgaggagagcaccaacctcgtcgtggggattctttctgcctcgtggtgaggacttggctgaagtttcttcttgttaacacaatcgatactcaatattgtagatcgagcagagcgacatcaccgggaaatgttgagatcttgctaaagcgtgactttagcttggctgggttgctagggcgttacccttgcttggctggttctgtaaccgttgtggtcgcggcactaccgtcggctcccgaggagactaggaccgaagcacgttgacagagggtttggtggcactgaaagtcggcttctgagaagactaggactaggagtgtgatcaccgctaagagaaagagaatgagaggagttgctcttagagaggtttgctctagagagaacttagatcatcttagagatgttgttgttgtatgtgaatgggtgttttagaatgagaggagaaagtgtttatatagggaagaaaaagaagagtgaaatgatgagtggaagaaaaataatgaaagtggagtatgaaagtgatttgtaaaatatggaaaagatagagaaatgatgaaatgaaagcaaggcatgaaggtgcaaaaacatggaagtgatgatgatctattaaagagattgtagtagaaaaatatatccaaggaaaaaaagaaaagcatctagctttcttcatgtgggtaggaaacatgaacatgtgaatattgagctggttttaggtcagtttctgcccctttattccttcaattatttctccaacaagccttcagaatgagcctttgacttcttcataaaaaatgttccactatgagtgtagatcatcctgacaaattttcagagctttatttcatgtggttgggctggaaatactgctggacc
This region includes:
- the LOC133722403 gene encoding expansin-A13; the encoded protein is MSPPPTLTPLLLLLLLFTPPLLSHSPSSSSSSAITFTDSPSIYEWQSARATYYAASDPRDAVGGACGYGDLTKAGFGMATVGLSESLFERGQICGACFEVRCVEDMRWCIPGTSIILTATNFCAPNYGFTAEGGGHCNPPNKHLVLPIEAFEKIAIWKAGNMPVQYRRIKCRKEGGVRFTVDGSSIFISVLISNVAGTGDITAVKIKGSRTGWLPMGRNWGQNWHINADLKNQPLSFEVTSSDGKTVTSYNVAPKNWNFGQTFEGKQFES